A genomic stretch from Pseudomonas alkylphenolica includes:
- the guaD gene encoding guanine deaminase, with the protein MSATRKAYRAAILHSIADPAEVGIEASYQYFQDGLLLIDNGKISALGHASELLPTLPADIEVQHYKDALITPGFIDTHIHFPQTGMIGSYGEQLLDWLNTYTFPCEKQFANKEHADKVAKIFVEELLRNGTTTALVFGSVHPESVNAFFEEAERLDLRMIAGKVMMDRNAPDYLTDTAESGYTESKALIERWHGKGRLHYAVTPRFAPTSTPEQLTLAGQLLSEFPDLYMHTHLSENLKEIDWVKELFPERKGYLDVYDHFKLLGERSVFAHGVHLCDEECQRLAETGSAVAFCPTSNLFLGSGLFNLPQAEKFKVKVGLGTDVGAGTSFSLLNTLNEAYKVMQLQGARLSPFKSLYLATLGGAQALSLDDRIGSLKPGNDADFVVLDYKATPLMDYRIQQSNSIDETLFVLMTLGDDRTVKQTFAAGRCVHQR; encoded by the coding sequence ATGAGCGCAACCCGCAAAGCCTACCGTGCCGCCATCCTGCACAGCATCGCCGACCCTGCCGAGGTGGGAATCGAAGCGTCCTATCAGTATTTCCAGGACGGCCTGCTGCTGATCGACAACGGCAAGATCAGCGCCCTGGGACACGCCAGTGAACTGCTGCCGACTCTGCCCGCCGACATCGAGGTGCAGCACTATAAAGATGCCCTGATCACTCCTGGCTTTATCGATACCCACATCCACTTCCCGCAGACCGGCATGATCGGTTCCTACGGCGAGCAACTGCTGGACTGGCTCAACACCTACACCTTCCCGTGCGAAAAGCAGTTTGCCAACAAGGAGCACGCCGACAAGGTAGCGAAGATTTTCGTCGAAGAGCTGCTGCGCAACGGCACCACTACTGCCCTGGTGTTTGGCAGCGTGCACCCCGAGTCAGTCAATGCCTTCTTTGAAGAAGCCGAACGTCTTGACCTGCGGATGATCGCCGGCAAGGTGATGATGGACCGCAACGCCCCGGACTACCTGACCGATACCGCTGAATCGGGCTACACCGAAAGCAAGGCGCTGATCGAACGCTGGCACGGCAAGGGCCGCCTGCACTACGCCGTGACTCCACGCTTCGCTCCGACCAGCACCCCGGAGCAACTGACCCTGGCCGGGCAACTGCTGAGCGAATTCCCTGACCTGTACATGCACACCCACCTGAGTGAAAACCTCAAGGAGATCGACTGGGTCAAGGAACTGTTCCCTGAGCGCAAGGGTTACCTGGACGTCTACGATCACTTCAAGCTGCTCGGTGAGCGCTCGGTATTCGCCCACGGCGTGCACCTGTGCGACGAAGAGTGCCAGCGTCTGGCCGAAACCGGTTCGGCCGTGGCCTTCTGCCCGACCTCCAACCTGTTCCTCGGCAGCGGCCTGTTCAACCTGCCGCAGGCGGAGAAGTTCAAGGTCAAGGTCGGCCTGGGGACTGACGTCGGTGCCGGCACCAGCTTCTCGCTGCTCAACACCCTCAACGAGGCCTACAAGGTCATGCAACTGCAGGGCGCGCGCCTGAGCCCGTTCAAGTCGCTGTACCTGGCCACCCTCGGCGGCGCTCAGGCGCTGAGCCTGGATGACCGCATCGGCAGCCTCAAACCTGGCAACGATGCCGACTTCGTGGTGCTCGACTACAAGGCGACGCCGCTGATGG